From Macrobrachium nipponense isolate FS-2020 chromosome 6, ASM1510439v2, whole genome shotgun sequence, a single genomic window includes:
- the LOC135216854 gene encoding piggyBac transposable element-derived protein 3-like has protein sequence MLGSCAYKLLPYKGLNDRFLLGKVTFFFHYMILKFFVLFLQFQSSMFYGQCNAALETQERVPWVAPDDAEGSDVDVSPLDIDSDDDDPTYVPDEGLTQDDAFDPPNSRARKVNVVVPQAMPMEEEGEPNPKRSRADEWKKEDIDIRALPNFIHQKPDYLREPYEYFSQFFTTELREHIVYQSNLYSRQKDVGSNFHMSEEDLMVFLGLIVYMGPVPLPSIVDFWAVKTRIPQVADFMSRNRLKAIRSSLHFSDNDQAAASQDRFFMVRVPFTKVTREFLKVPETPIHSIDEVMVAYKGTRAGNLRQYVAKKPDKWGFKLFCRSSVDGFCA, from the exons atgttaggctcatgtgcatataaattattaccttacaagggattgaatgataggtttttgttagggaaagttacatttttctttcattacatgattttaaagttttttgttttatttttgcagtttcaaAGCAGTATGTTTTATGGGCAATGCAATGCTGCATTGGAGACTCAGGAACGTGTACCATGGGTAGCCCCTGATGATGCTGAAGGAAGTGATGTCGACGTGAGCCCTTTggacattgacagtgatgatgacgacCCTACCTACGTTCCTGACGAAGGTCTTACTCAGGACGATGCCTTTGACCCTCCTAACTCTAGAG ctcgcaaggtcaatgttgttgtccctcaagcgatgcctatggaagaggaaggtgagcctaaccctaagaggtctcgtgctgatgaatggaagaaggaagacatTGATATCCGTGCCCTGCCCAACTTCATTCATCAGAAGCCTGACTATTTGAGGGAACCTTAtgaatatttctcccagttcttcACAACTGAATTGAGGGAACACATTGTGTATCAATCCAACCTGTACTCAAGACAGAAGGATGTAGGCAGCAACTTCCACATGTCAGAAGAGGATCTCATGGTTTTCCTTGGCCTCATCGTGTACATGGGCCCGGTTCCTCTCCCTAGCATAGTTGACTTCTGGGCCGTGAAGACCAGGATTCCTCAagttgcagacttcatgtccaggaACCGCCTCAAGGCAATTCGATCTTCCCTTCACTTCAGCGACAATGACCAGGCAGCTGCATCCCAAGATCGGTTCTTCATGGTGAGAGTCCCCTTCACCAAGGTCACCAGAGAGTTCCTGAAAGTTCCTGAGACTCCTATCCACTCCATTGATGAAGTGATGGTCGCCTATAAGGGCACAAGGGCTGGTAACCTTCGCCAGTATGTCGCAAAGAAGCCTGACAAGTGGGGCTTCAAGTTGTTCTGCCGCTCCAGTGTGGATGGGTTTTGTGCATGA